A genomic stretch from Arachis stenosperma cultivar V10309 chromosome 3, arast.V10309.gnm1.PFL2, whole genome shotgun sequence includes:
- the LOC130968461 gene encoding probable alpha,alpha-trehalose-phosphate synthase [UDP-forming] 9, whose protein sequence is MASRSYANLFDLASGGDLLDIPRTPRALPRIMTVPGIISDLDSCGANDGDSDVSSSGCRERKIIVANMLPLHAKRDAENSKWCFSWDEDSILLQLKDGFSSDTEVIYVGSLKVDIDASEQEEVAQRLLDDFNCVPTFLSHDLQKKFYLGFCKQQLWPLFHYMLPVCPDHGDRFDRILWQAYVCANKIFADKVMEIINPDDDFVWVHDYHLMVLPTFLRKRYNRVKLGFFLHSPFPSSEIYRTLPVRDEILRGLLNADLIGFHTFDYARHFLSCCSRMLGLDYESKRGHIGLDYFGRTIFIKILPVGIHMGRLESVLNLPSTSAKLKEIQEEFEGKKVIVGVDDMDIFKGISLKLLAVEHLLQENPDMQGKVVLVQIVNPARGLGKDVQEAKKETYLIAQRINDTYGSEEYQPVKLIDRHVPRFEKSAYYAVAECCIVNAVRDGMNLVPYKYLVCRQQTAKLDEALGRKVDSPRTSMLVVSEFIGCSPSLSGAIRVNPWDIDAVADALSLALTMNDSEKQLRHEKHYRYVSSHDVAYWARSFMQDLERACKDHYTKRCWGIGLGLGFRVVSLSPGFRKLSIDHVVSAYKRTNRRAIFLDYDGTVVPHSSINKVPSPEVISVLNALSSDPKNIVFIVSGRGRDSLSDWFSSCQLLGLAAEHGYFLRWNRDSEWECSHLSADLDWKNIAEPVMQLYTEATDGSSIEIKESALVWHHQDADPDFGSCQAKELLDHLESVLANEPAVVTRGQHIVEVKPQGISKGLVAEKVISTMFNGGNPPDFVMCIGDDRSDEDMFESILRSVSCPSLPAAPEIFACTVGRKPSKAKYFLDDTLDVVKLLQGLASSSNPKPRHLAQFQVSFESTI, encoded by the exons ATGGCATCAAGATCATATGCTAACCTCTTTGACTTAGCTTCTGGAGGAGATTTGCTGGATATTCCTCGCACCCCAAGAGCTCTTCCAAGGATTATGACTGTTCCTGGAATTATCTCTGACCTTGATAGTTGTGGTGCTAATGATGGGGATTCAGATGTAAGCTCCTCTGGTTGCCGGGAGCGGAAGATCATTGTCGCAAACATGCTGCCATTGCATGCTAAAAGAGATGCAGAAAATTCTAAGTGGTGCTTCAGTTGGGATGAGGATTCAATTTTACTACAATTGAAAGATGGTTTTTCTTCTGATACGGAGGTAATTTATGTGGGTTCACTTAAGGTTGATATAGATGCCAGTGAGCAGGAAGAAGTTGCCCAGAGATTACTGGATGACTTCAATTGTGTACCTACCTTTCTATCCCATGATCTCCAGAAAAAGTTCTATCTTGGGTTTTGCAAGCAGCAGCTTTGGCCTCTCTTTCATTATATGCTACCAGTGTGCCCAGATCATGGTGATCGCTTTGACCGCATACTATGGCAGGCTTATGTTTGTGCAAACAAAATATTTGCCGACAAGGTTATGGAAATAATCAATCCTGATGATGATTTTGTCTGGGTTCATGATTATCACCTGATGGTTTTGCCTACTTTCTTGAGGAAGAGATATAATCGAGTTAAACTTGGATTCTTCTTGCACAGTCCTTTTCCTTCATCTGAAATTTATCGAACTTTACCTGTAAGGGATGAAATTTTGAGGGGACTTCTGAATGCTGATTTAATTGGTTTTCATACATTTGATTATGCACGCCACTTCCTTTCTTGCTGCAGCAGAATGCTAGGTCTGGACTATGAATCTAAGCGAGGTCATATAGGACTTGATTACTTTGGCCGTactatatttatcaaaattttgcCGGTTGGCATTCACATGGGTAGGCTTGAATCTGTATTAAATCTTCCTTCTACATCTGCTAAACTAAAAGAGATTCAGGAAGAGTTTGAGGGTAAGAAGGTGATTGTTGGTGTTGATGATATGGATATTTTTAAAGGCATCAGTTTGAAACTTCTAGCTGTGGAGCATCTGCTGCAGGAGAATCCAGATATGCAGGGCAAAGTTGTCCTTGTTCAAATTGTAAATCCTGCAAGGGGTTTAGGGAAGGATGTTCAGGAAGCAAAGAAGGAAACATATTTAATTGCCCAGAGGATTAATGATACCTATGGTTCAGAGGAATATCAGCCTGTCAAACTCATTGACCGACATGTTCCTCGATTTGAGAAGAGTGCTTATTATGCTGTAGCTGAATGTTGCATTGTAAATGCAGTAAGGGATGGCATGAACCTAGTCCCATACAAATATCTTGTCTGCAGGCAACAAACTGCTAAACTAGATGAAGCATTGGGTAGGAAAGTTGATTCTCCTCGAACAAGCATGCTTGTTGTGTCTGAGTTCATTGGTTGTTCACCTTCTCTTAGTGGGGCTATCAGGGTCAATCCCTGGGACATTGATGCTGTTGCTGATGCTCTGAGCTTGGCCCTTACAATGAATGATTCTGAGAAGCAATTGCGCCATGAGAAACACTATCGGTATGTCAGTTCTCATGATGTAGCATATTGGGCACGCAGCTTTATGCAGGATTTGGAGAGAGCCTGCAAAGATCATTACACCAAAAGGTGCTGGGGAATTGGCTTGGGTCTAGGGTTTAGAGTTGTTTCTCTTTCTCCTGGATTTAGGAAGTTGTCTATTGATCATGTTGTTTCAGCTTACAAGCGAACCAATAGAAGGGCCATCTTTCTTGATTATGATGGTACTGTTGTACCGCACTCTTCTATAAATAAAGTCCCCAGCCCGGAAGTCATATCTGTGCTAAACGCTCTGTCTAGTGATCCCAAGAACATTGTTTTCATTGTTAGTGGGAGGGGAAGAGATTCTCTGAGTGATTGGTTCAGTTCATGCCAATTGCTGGGACTTGCTGCTGAGCATGGTTACTTTTTAAG GTGGAATAGAGATTCTGAATGGGAATGCAGTCACTTGTCTGCAGACCTTGACTGGAAAAACATAGCAGAACCTGTCATGCAGTTGTATACAGAGGCAACTGATGGTTCCAGCATTGAAATTAAGGAAAGCGCTTTGGTGTGGCATCATCAAGATGCAGACCCGGATTTTGGTTCCTGCCAAGCCAAGGAATTGTTGGATCACTTGGAAAGTGTACTTGCAAATGAACCAGCAGTTGTTACGAGAGGCCAGCATATTGTTGAAGTTAAGCCACAG GGAATAAGCAAAGGTTTGGTAGCCGAAAAGGTTATATCAACCATGTTTAATGGTGGTAATCCACCGGATTTTGTTATGTGCATTGGCGATGATAGGTCTGATGAAGACATGTTTGAGAGCATTTTAAGGTCAGTATCCTGCCCGTCATTACCGGCGGCTCCAGAGATTTTTGCCTGCACTGTAGGTAGGAAGCCGAGCAAGGCGAAGTATTTTCTTGACGACACTTTGGATGTAGTGAAGTTACTTCAGGGTCTTGCTTCTTCATCCAATCCAAAACCCAGGCATCTTGCGCAATTCCAAGTTTCTTTCGAGAGCACAATTTGA